One window of the Allorhizobium ampelinum S4 genome contains the following:
- a CDS encoding FAD binding domain-containing protein yields the protein MKSFSYSRASSIQAAREATHQAETALLAGGTSLLDLAKSGVAEPDNVLDISHLAGLGTITVNETGATIGTLARMSTVADHPAIKTRYPAVAQSLSLAASPQLRNMATVGGNLMQRTRCSYFRDPGTFAACNKRAPGSGCSAIGGVTRNHAVLGTSDLCIASYPGDLAVALTAFDASVDLGERQIAIDDFFLPYGDTPHLETLLKPGEMILSMTIPASAAAENSTYLKIRDRQSYEFAAASAAVGLELEEDGRTIRDIRIALGGVASKPWRVRAVEQALIGKLLEPQTVEQASRLSMEGAVSQGDNHYKIQLAPRVIARAILTLGGLA from the coding sequence ATGAAGAGCTTTTCCTATAGTCGAGCATCGTCCATACAAGCGGCGCGTGAAGCAACGCACCAAGCAGAAACAGCGCTGCTGGCCGGTGGTACGAGCTTGCTTGACCTTGCCAAATCCGGTGTTGCGGAGCCGGATAATGTCCTCGATATAAGCCATCTGGCCGGACTTGGCACCATTACCGTGAACGAAACTGGAGCCACCATTGGCACCTTGGCCAGAATGTCCACCGTGGCCGATCACCCTGCCATAAAGACGCGCTATCCAGCTGTTGCGCAATCGCTGTCTCTGGCGGCGTCGCCCCAACTGCGCAACATGGCGACGGTTGGTGGCAATCTCATGCAACGCACCCGCTGTTCCTACTTTCGTGATCCAGGCACATTTGCAGCCTGCAACAAGCGCGCACCGGGTTCCGGCTGTTCAGCCATCGGCGGCGTGACCCGCAACCATGCGGTATTGGGTACCAGCGATCTCTGCATTGCCAGCTACCCCGGCGATCTTGCCGTGGCGCTGACCGCCTTTGATGCCTCAGTGGATTTGGGTGAGCGGCAGATCGCTATCGACGATTTCTTTTTGCCCTATGGCGATACCCCGCATCTCGAAACCCTGTTGAAGCCAGGGGAAATGATCCTCTCCATGACCATTCCGGCATCTGCTGCGGCTGAAAATTCCACCTATCTGAAGATCCGCGACCGCCAGTCCTATGAATTTGCCGCAGCCAGCGCTGCCGTTGGCCTTGAGCTGGAAGAGGATGGCCGCACGATCCGGGATATTCGCATTGCGCTTGGTGGCGTGGCCAGCAAGCCTTGGCGGGTCCGCGCCGTTGAACAGGCGCTGATCGGCAAGCTGCTGGAGCCGCAAACCGTCGAGCAGGCCAGCCGGCTTTCGATGGAAGGCGCGGTGTCGCAGGGCGATAATCACTACAAGATCCAATTGGCGCCGCGCGTTATCGCCCGCGCCATCCTCACTCTGGGAGGTCTCGCATGA
- a CDS encoding (2Fe-2S)-binding protein: MSGTLHISLTINGAVHECDVEPRVTLLDALREHLSLTGTKKGCDQGQCGACTCHVDGKRVLSCMMLAAQAEGHAITTIEGIASPNGELHPVQTAFLEQDAFQCGYCTPGQIMSAVACIHEGHAGSDAEIREYMSGNLCRCGAYNSIMAAVRDAAEAA; encoded by the coding sequence ATGTCAGGAACACTTCATATCAGTCTGACCATCAACGGCGCGGTTCACGAATGTGACGTTGAACCGCGCGTGACCTTGCTTGACGCGCTTCGCGAGCATTTGTCTTTGACCGGCACCAAGAAGGGCTGCGACCAGGGTCAGTGCGGCGCCTGCACCTGCCATGTCGATGGCAAGCGGGTCCTGTCCTGCATGATGCTGGCAGCACAAGCGGAAGGCCATGCGATCACCACGATAGAAGGCATTGCATCGCCAAATGGCGAATTGCATCCGGTTCAAACAGCTTTTCTGGAACAGGATGCCTTTCAATGCGGTTATTGTACACCCGGCCAGATCATGTCGGCTGTGGCGTGCATCCATGAGGGGCATGCTGGATCGGATGCGGAAATCCGCGAATATATGTCTGGAAACCTCTGTCGATGCGGGGCCTATAACAGCATCATGGCGGCGGTGCGTGACGCGGCGGAGGCTGCATGA
- a CDS encoding TetR/AcrR family transcriptional regulator has protein sequence MRADAQRNREKLVEVAALAFAEKGVETSLEDIARQAGVGIGTLYRHFQTREHLVEAVYRRELSSLAEAATELATTLPADMALEEWMRRFVGYIATKRGMANSLKILMNSNSSLFAEGSGLIRDAVARLMTKAQEQQLIRDDIGEADLLHALSSIYSMPDTPEWRDRSHRLIGLLMDGLRHKGHPKADGVDRNLETENSFQDR, from the coding sequence ATGCGTGCGGATGCCCAGCGAAACCGGGAGAAATTGGTCGAGGTGGCAGCCCTCGCCTTTGCCGAAAAAGGCGTTGAAACCTCGCTTGAGGATATCGCCCGGCAGGCAGGTGTCGGCATCGGCACGCTGTACCGCCATTTTCAGACGCGCGAACATCTCGTTGAGGCGGTTTACCGGCGCGAATTGTCAAGCCTGGCAGAAGCAGCGACGGAGCTTGCAACCACGCTGCCCGCCGATATGGCGCTGGAGGAATGGATGCGGCGTTTTGTGGGCTATATCGCCACCAAACGTGGCATGGCCAATAGTTTGAAAATTCTTATGAATTCCAATTCCAGCCTGTTTGCGGAGGGGTCTGGCCTAATCCGCGATGCGGTAGCCCGGCTGATGACAAAGGCGCAGGAACAGCAGCTTATCCGCGACGATATTGGCGAGGCTGACCTGCTGCACGCTTTGTCCAGTATCTATTCCATGCCCGACACCCCGGAATGGCGCGACCGTTCACATCGGCTGATCGGATTGCTGATGGATGGATTGCGCCATAAAGGCCATCCAAAAGCTGACGGCGTGGACCGAAACCTGGAAACTGAAAACAGCTTCCAGGATCGATAG
- a CDS encoding DUF3313 domain-containing protein — translation MTYMLACALARREAKPASRLGFSVVFPLAVALGLSGCGSVPLTQSGSLKSYDKLGPVEGKLSKSRVFLDERSLLTARSIAISPTKLSPQARAKLHEPGSDRLVSNALDRALCIDLSDRFLVVRPGEPADLTVQAEITDIVPTGKVAAGVSKVTTLGTSAVLPVGIPRLPIGLGGLAVEAEALTPQGTQVAAIVWSRGANSITNGPRVSEVGDAYGLASAFAGQFSQMLQKGQKPSGINLSLPSGQKLKSGLGGAPKNAACEAFGRAPGIGGMVGTMVGAPPSWSDKAGRQ, via the coding sequence ATGACATATATGCTTGCCTGCGCCCTTGCCCGTCGCGAGGCTAAACCTGCAAGTCGCCTGGGCTTTTCAGTGGTTTTTCCTTTGGCAGTGGCTCTCGGTCTTTCCGGCTGCGGATCAGTTCCATTGACGCAATCGGGCTCGCTCAAGTCCTATGACAAGCTGGGCCCGGTCGAGGGCAAGCTCAGCAAATCGCGGGTGTTTCTGGATGAACGGAGCCTTTTGACGGCCCGCTCAATCGCCATTTCACCGACGAAGTTATCGCCGCAGGCGCGCGCGAAGCTCCATGAACCAGGCAGCGACCGGCTGGTTTCCAACGCGCTGGATCGGGCATTGTGCATTGATCTCAGCGACAGGTTTCTTGTGGTTCGCCCCGGAGAACCAGCCGATTTGACCGTGCAAGCGGAGATTACCGACATTGTTCCGACCGGCAAGGTTGCCGCTGGTGTTTCCAAGGTGACAACGCTTGGAACATCCGCCGTCCTGCCGGTCGGTATTCCCCGTCTTCCGATCGGTCTTGGCGGCCTTGCCGTGGAAGCCGAAGCGCTTACCCCGCAGGGAACACAAGTCGCGGCAATCGTCTGGTCCAGGGGTGCAAACTCGATAACCAACGGTCCCCGCGTTTCCGAAGTCGGCGATGCCTATGGTCTGGCCTCAGCCTTTGCCGGCCAGTTTTCGCAGATGCTGCAAAAAGGCCAGAAACCTTCCGGCATCAACCTATCCTTGCCATCAGGGCAAAAGTTGAAATCGGGACTGGGCGGAGCACCCAAGAATGCCGCCTGCGAAGCCTTCGGCCGCGCACCGGGCATTGGCGGAATGGTTGGAACCATGGTCGGCGCGCCGCCATCCTGGTCGGACAAAGCCGGCAGGCAGTAA
- the cckA gene encoding cell cycle histidine kinase CckA, with protein sequence MTNQQQTDESVGPLVDRRPSSGAAFRIVILAFVLLAAAAAFVVFKNSLDNQIVLGVLGVLAIVGIFFLVSAIIGFIEVMPQTPSDGLGRAFLDSQSEGTLVTDPRGHIIYANAAYGRMTGVRRATDVQTLEALLSRHREAGEALYRLINGLREDRDGQEEFRLLKPLGPFSDNGSGAHWYRLRARRLVEKGPHKGLQIWQIADITADRDDQERFFKELQNAIDYLDHAPAGFFSAGRKGEIFYLNATLSEWLGIDLTQFSPGAIYLKDLVAGEGMALIQSVQAEPGLSKTATLDLDLRRADGRSFPARLVHRVRSARDGAPGESRTIVLARQEVIAGDRSDSSASMRFTRFFNNTPMAIASVDGQGRILRTNAPFLKFFSDVVSRDDIDRKIRLDAVLHDNERPVFAEALSQARDRQVDIAPIDSRHPLDDMRHFRFYVNAVIDQSDEAPEEAAIVYAVDVTDQKALETQMAQTQKMNAVGTLAGGIAHDFNNVLTAILLSSDHLLLQARPSDSSFADLMEIKRNANRAAVLVRQLLAFSRKQTMRPTVLNLTDVIGDLRMLVDRLISGTNVKLHVDYGRDLWPVKADLSQFEQVLINLCVNARDAMPQGGNITISTRNVTGVEAAAYNHRGLPHEDFVLIEVADRGTGIAPEILDKIFEPFFTTKDVGKGTGLGLAMVYGIVKQSGGYIYLESEVGEGTTFRIFLPRHIVEPVVIDATLAPGAQAQQGNGRVLAASESENSKEPDDLTGKSAVVLLVEDEDAVRRGGKRMLETRGYTVHEACSGVEALEIMEELEGKVDIVVSDVVMPEMDGPSLLKELRKTYPDMKFIFVSGYAEDAFARNLPADAKFGFLPKPFSLKQLAIAVREMLDA encoded by the coding sequence ATGACAAACCAGCAGCAGACAGACGAAAGCGTAGGCCCGCTGGTGGATCGCAGGCCGAGTAGCGGGGCCGCGTTTCGCATCGTCATCCTGGCCTTTGTTCTGCTGGCTGCCGCCGCCGCCTTCGTGGTCTTCAAAAACTCGCTGGATAACCAGATCGTGCTGGGGGTGCTCGGCGTCCTGGCCATTGTTGGCATTTTCTTTCTGGTCTCGGCGATTATCGGGTTTATCGAAGTCATGCCGCAGACTCCGTCCGACGGTCTTGGCCGCGCCTTCCTCGACAGCCAGAGTGAGGGAACGCTGGTCACCGATCCGCGTGGGCACATTATCTATGCCAATGCCGCCTATGGCCGGATGACCGGCGTACGCAGGGCAACAGACGTACAGACGCTGGAAGCGCTGTTGTCGCGCCATCGCGAGGCTGGTGAAGCACTTTACCGGCTGATCAACGGCTTGCGCGAGGACCGGGACGGGCAGGAGGAGTTTCGGCTGCTGAAGCCGCTCGGACCGTTTTCAGACAATGGTTCCGGCGCGCATTGGTACCGGTTGCGGGCTCGCCGTCTGGTGGAAAAGGGGCCGCATAAAGGCCTTCAGATCTGGCAGATTGCCGACATTACGGCCGACCGTGACGACCAAGAGCGGTTTTTCAAGGAATTACAGAACGCGATCGATTACCTCGATCATGCGCCAGCTGGCTTCTTTTCGGCTGGCCGCAAGGGCGAGATCTTCTATCTCAATGCCACCCTGTCGGAATGGCTCGGCATTGATCTCACGCAATTTTCGCCAGGCGCCATCTACCTTAAGGACCTGGTTGCGGGCGAGGGCATGGCGCTGATCCAGTCGGTACAGGCCGAACCAGGCCTGTCGAAGACCGCGACTCTCGATCTCGACCTGCGCCGGGCTGATGGCCGCAGTTTTCCGGCTCGCCTTGTCCATAGGGTTCGCTCGGCCCGCGATGGCGCGCCGGGGGAGAGCCGGACGATCGTGCTGGCCCGTCAGGAAGTCATTGCTGGTGACCGTTCGGATTCCTCGGCCTCCATGCGCTTTACCCGGTTTTTCAACAATACGCCGATGGCAATTGCCTCGGTGGACGGGCAGGGGCGCATCCTACGCACCAATGCGCCGTTCCTGAAATTCTTTTCCGATGTCGTTTCCCGTGATGATATCGACCGCAAGATCCGGCTGGATGCCGTCCTGCATGATAATGAGCGTCCGGTATTCGCCGAGGCGCTGTCGCAGGCGCGCGACCGGCAGGTGGACATTGCACCAATTGATTCGCGCCATCCGCTGGATGACATGCGTCATTTCCGGTTCTACGTGAACGCGGTCATCGACCAGAGTGACGAGGCGCCGGAAGAGGCGGCCATCGTTTACGCGGTTGACGTCACGGACCAGAAGGCGCTGGAAACCCAGATGGCCCAGACGCAGAAGATGAATGCTGTCGGCACGCTGGCCGGGGGCATCGCCCATGACTTCAACAATGTTCTGACCGCCATTCTTTTGTCTTCCGACCATCTGCTGCTTCAGGCGCGACCTTCGGATTCGAGTTTTGCCGATCTGATGGAAATCAAGCGCAATGCCAATCGCGCCGCCGTTCTGGTCCGGCAGTTGCTGGCCTTTTCGCGCAAACAGACCATGCGCCCGACGGTGCTGAACCTGACCGATGTGATCGGTGACCTGCGCATGTTGGTCGACCGGCTGATCTCAGGCACCAATGTCAAGCTGCATGTGGATTACGGACGTGATCTTTGGCCGGTCAAGGCGGATCTTTCTCAATTCGAACAGGTGCTGATCAATCTCTGCGTCAATGCCCGCGATGCCATGCCGCAAGGCGGCAATATCACCATCAGCACCCGCAATGTCACCGGTGTCGAAGCGGCCGCCTATAATCACCGCGGCCTGCCGCATGAGGATTTCGTGCTGATCGAAGTGGCCGACAGGGGCACCGGCATCGCGCCTGAGATCCTCGACAAGATCTTCGAGCCCTTCTTTACCACCAAGGATGTCGGCAAAGGGACCGGGCTGGGACTTGCCATGGTTTATGGCATCGTCAAACAGTCCGGCGGCTATATCTATCTGGAATCGGAGGTTGGCGAAGGCACGACATTCCGGATTTTCCTGCCGCGCCATATTGTCGAGCCAGTGGTGATCGATGCGACCCTTGCACCTGGCGCGCAAGCCCAGCAGGGCAATGGCCGGGTTCTGGCTGCGTCCGAATCCGAAAACTCCAAGGAGCCAGACGACCTGACAGGCAAATCCGCCGTGGTTCTGCTGGTAGAGGACGAGGACGCCGTGCGGCGCGGCGGCAAGCGCATGCTGGAAACCAGGGGCTATACGGTCCACGAGGCCTGTTCCGGCGTCGAGGCGCTGGAAATCATGGAGGAACTGGAAGGCAAGGTCGATATTGTCGTTTCCGACGTGGTGATGCCGGAAATGGATGGCCCGTCGCTGTTGAAGGAATTGCGCAAGACCTATCCGGATATGAAATTCATCTTCGTTTCTGGCTATGCCGAGGATGCATTTGCGCGAAACCTGCCTGCGGATGCCAAGTTCGGATTCCTGCCGAAGCCCTTCTCCCTCAAGCAATTGGCCATCGCCGTTCGCGAAATGCTGGATGCCTGA
- a CDS encoding flagellar biosynthetic protein FliO, whose translation MMDDILNAYGSRFLIAAGGVFLALAVLVVILWILKNRAPSPFVRGGRNRQPRLQVLDAAAVDARRRLVLIRRDNIEHLILIGGPTDIVVESGIGEPKAYLAGELAANEALVRNQELLKAQELAELASRQVKDTEQKTQAALQTPPSRLEAQPTRQDPRPQPVSAPPQKPVARPITTAQSQETVSTAAQAMPAPPAPQPLGQKPMQAPAALKPKPEDTIQHPQSVERPPQPAAPQIPPQQAQPIKAPVTQTQAVAQAENRQAAPEPLTAAIAPEIPMASNVRAEPRATETITAQPVTAVSSPPPSAAPVVNPPLSAGRNEAPAETAPDVEPPMMASKPADVSMPVSEPRVAPATTSPQEASLLLDAARERVLKARVEPFSADRYKSPTPPDEIDLSPGPAAEKTPQEDSGPDLDTLKSEFEKILDGEILTQPAARPKPTVEPPVARAVAPIRTPPGANPQATVTSDPAPKEGNLQDEIARIFGEMGAPRKN comes from the coding sequence ATGATGGACGATATTCTCAACGCCTATGGCAGCCGCTTCCTGATTGCCGCTGGCGGGGTGTTTCTCGCCCTCGCCGTGCTGGTCGTGATATTGTGGATCCTGAAAAACCGCGCTCCATCGCCCTTCGTGCGTGGTGGGCGCAATCGCCAACCACGCTTGCAGGTGCTGGATGCCGCCGCCGTGGATGCGCGTCGCCGGCTGGTGCTGATTCGCCGCGACAATATCGAGCATCTCATCCTGATCGGCGGCCCAACCGATATCGTGGTCGAAAGCGGCATTGGTGAACCCAAGGCCTATCTGGCTGGGGAACTTGCCGCCAACGAGGCACTTGTCAGGAATCAGGAGCTCCTCAAGGCTCAGGAATTGGCAGAACTGGCCTCACGCCAAGTCAAGGACACCGAACAGAAGACGCAAGCCGCGTTGCAGACACCCCCATCACGGCTGGAAGCCCAACCGACCCGACAAGATCCGCGTCCGCAGCCAGTCTCTGCACCGCCTCAGAAACCAGTTGCGAGACCGATTACCACGGCTCAGTCTCAGGAGACCGTATCCACTGCCGCCCAAGCAATGCCCGCACCGCCTGCCCCACAGCCCCTTGGGCAAAAACCGATGCAGGCCCCCGCTGCGCTAAAGCCCAAACCTGAAGACACTATTCAGCACCCACAGAGCGTCGAACGCCCGCCGCAACCGGCGGCACCCCAGATTCCACCACAGCAGGCTCAACCAATAAAGGCTCCAGTCACTCAAACCCAGGCGGTAGCGCAGGCCGAGAACCGACAAGCGGCCCCCGAACCTTTGACTGCGGCGATTGCCCCGGAAATTCCGATGGCGTCCAATGTCAGAGCCGAGCCGCGCGCAACAGAGACCATCACCGCACAGCCGGTCACCGCTGTTTCGTCGCCACCACCGTCAGCGGCGCCGGTTGTCAACCCGCCATTGAGCGCTGGTCGCAACGAGGCACCGGCTGAAACTGCACCGGACGTTGAGCCCCCCATGATGGCGAGTAAGCCCGCCGACGTGTCGATGCCGGTTTCCGAGCCTCGGGTTGCGCCCGCGACGACATCCCCACAGGAGGCCAGCCTGTTGCTGGATGCTGCGCGCGAACGGGTATTGAAAGCACGGGTCGAACCTTTTTCCGCAGATCGCTACAAGAGCCCGACCCCGCCCGACGAGATCGACCTGTCACCTGGACCTGCTGCTGAGAAAACCCCGCAGGAAGATTCCGGGCCCGACCTCGACACTCTGAAAAGTGAATTTGAAAAGATCCTCGACGGCGAAATTCTGACCCAGCCAGCGGCGCGTCCAAAACCAACCGTTGAACCACCGGTTGCCCGCGCAGTTGCGCCTATCAGAACGCCGCCCGGCGCCAATCCGCAAGCCACCGTGACATCCGACCCCGCACCGAAGGAAGGCAATTTGCAGGACGAAATCGCCCGGATTTTCGGTGAAATGGGCGCTCCGCGCAAGAATTAG
- the dksA gene encoding RNA polymerase-binding protein DksA → MSEKINLSDYVLSDDDEFMNANQRAYFRAKLIAWKNDILREARETLGHLAEESANHPDLADRASSETDRAIELRARDRQRKLISKIDAALQRIDDGTYGYCEETGEPIGLKRLDARPIATLSIEAQERHERREKVYRDE, encoded by the coding sequence TTGAGTGAGAAGATCAATCTTAGCGACTATGTGCTCTCGGATGACGACGAGTTCATGAACGCGAACCAGCGAGCTTATTTTCGCGCCAAGTTGATCGCTTGGAAAAACGACATCCTGCGTGAGGCAAGGGAAACCCTCGGCCATCTCGCGGAAGAGAGTGCCAATCACCCTGACCTGGCAGACCGGGCATCTTCGGAAACCGACCGCGCAATCGAGCTTCGGGCGCGTGACCGGCAGCGCAAGCTGATCTCCAAGATCGATGCTGCATTGCAACGGATCGACGATGGCACCTACGGCTATTGCGAGGAAACCGGCGAGCCAATCGGCTTGAAGCGCCTCGACGCCCGCCCGATCGCGACCCTGTCAATCGAGGCGCAGGAACGCCACGAGCGACGCGAAAAAGTCTATCGCGACGAATAG
- a CDS encoding SixA phosphatase family protein, whose amino-acid sequence MTVTVSKPFRVYLMRHAAADWPGAGQKDFDRPLSNTGYAHAEMITSMAADKGYRPDLVICSTAVRCRQTADAVRRSMCAEDVEIRYVDALYNGGAETYLEILRSSSQQGSIMLIGHNPAIEECLHVLIGEQALASTIPQGYPAGGLAIIDAADTPSRWQLADFLQA is encoded by the coding sequence ATGACCGTCACCGTCTCCAAACCTTTCCGGGTCTATCTCATGCGGCATGCCGCCGCCGATTGGCCTGGGGCCGGGCAAAAGGATTTCGACAGACCCTTGAGCAATACGGGTTACGCCCATGCCGAGATGATAACTAGCATGGCTGCCGACAAAGGTTACCGCCCCGATCTGGTGATCTGTTCGACGGCTGTCAGATGCCGTCAGACGGCGGATGCCGTGCGCCGCAGCATGTGCGCAGAGGATGTGGAAATCCGCTATGTCGATGCGCTTTATAATGGCGGTGCCGAGACCTATCTGGAAATCCTACGTTCCTCTTCCCAACAGGGGTCGATCATGCTGATCGGCCACAATCCGGCAATCGAGGAATGTCTACATGTGCTGATCGGCGAACAGGCTTTGGCCAGCACCATTCCGCAGGGCTACCCGGCGGGCGGACTGGCGATTATCGACGCAGCAGACACCCCAAGCCGTTGGCAATTGGCGGACTTTCTTCAGGCCTGA